In one Lycium barbarum isolate Lr01 chromosome 7, ASM1917538v2, whole genome shotgun sequence genomic region, the following are encoded:
- the LOC132601427 gene encoding uncharacterized protein LOC132601427, whose protein sequence is MSNLSKLEFVAFDISGKNYLSWVLDAEIHLDTKGLGATITQDNTTSSQDKAKTMIFLHHHLDEGLKVEYLIVKDPLELWTVYRITSQLKLCGDNITDEDMLEKTLTTSCLQFARPTGTARIPEANVVAGHGPVERRQNNRGHNNERGCGKGKGRYNNCRDGGHHKRENNMGYQGNPSRSNCHRCGLKGHWKNECRAPEHFARLYQNSFKRKANRDGASSTNAPVESHMTLKNDDEIGPSRKYDDNVEATLALKDDDFDGLDDITHLEVDFFGDQN, encoded by the exons ATGTCGAATTTGTCGAAGCTTGAGTTTGTAGCATTTGATATCTCCGGAAAAAATTACCTATCATGGGTACTTGATGCTGAAATTCACCTAGACACCAAAGGTCTTGGTGCCACTATTACTCAGGATAATACAACATCGAGTCAGGACAAAGCCAAGACAATGATTTTCCTTCATCATCATCTAGATGAAGGATTGAAGGTTGAATACTTGATAGTGAAAGACCCACTTGAATTATGGACTG TTTATAGAATTACTTCCCAATTGAAGTTATGTGGGGATAATATAACTGATGAGGATATGTTGGAGAAGACTCTTACGACTTCATGCCTCCAATTTG CCCGTCCCACTGGAACTGCTCGAATCCCggaagcgaatgtggtagcaggaCATGGCCCAGTTGAAAGAAGACAAAATAATAGGGGCCATAATAATGAGCGTGGGTGTGGCAAGGGCAAGGGACGATATAATAATTGTCGTGATGGTGGTCACCATAAAAGGGAGAACAATATGGGTTATCAAGGCAATCCTTCAAGGAGCAACTGTCATCGTTGTGGTTTGAAAGGTCACTGGAAAAATGAATGTCGGGCGCCTGAACATTTTGCCAGGCTTTATCaaaattccttcaaaagaaaGGCAAATAGAGATGGTGCCTCTTCTACTAATGCCCCGGTGGAGTCACACATGACTTTAAAGAATGATGATGAGATAGGGCCTTCACGAAAATATGATGATAATGTTGAAGCTACTTTGGCTTTGAAAGATGATGATTTTGATGGACTTGATGATATTACTCATTTGGAAGTTGACTTCTTTGGAGATCaaaattga
- the LOC132603324 gene encoding arabinogalactan O-methyltransferase 1-like, translating into MLKLAFIGLTCTMLIIFILFRISNNPILCEAPVLVGPGILPDHNSTTEDDTVSRHLQVDAVLHYATSRVIPQQSRDEIKVSFDVLKSLTPCNFLVFGLGHDSFMWSSINPRGMTLFLEEDPKWIRAILMHLPFLRANTVNYRTKLYEAEKLIEHYHKEPDCSARKSFLRGNKKCKLALDMLSDEVYDKEWDIIMIDGPKGYFDKAPGRMSAIYSAAVMARNRKGSGVTHVILHDVDRDVEKVYAELFLCRKNLVKGVGRLWHFQIPPASNGSSDFC; encoded by the coding sequence ATGTTGAAATTAGCATTCATAGGTTTAACCTGTACAATGCTaattattttcattttatttcgaATCTCAAATAATCCCATCCTCTGTGAAGCTCCAGTACTAGTGGGCCCGGGGATCCTCCCGGACCACAACTCAACAACAGAGGATGACACAGTATCGCGGCATCTCCAAGTGGATGCCGTCCTCCACTATGCCACGTCGCGTGTGATACCACAACAATCGAGGGACGAGATCAAGGTATCCTTCGACGTCCTCAAATCTCTAACCCCTTGTAATTTCCTCGTATTCGGTCTCGGTCACGACTCGTTCATGTGGTCGTCCATAAATCCACGTGGCATGACGCTATTCCTAGAGGAAGATCCGAAATGGATCAGGGCCATACTCATGCACCTCCCATTCCTCCGTGCCAACACCGTGAATTATCGGACAAAGTTGTACGAGGCAGAGAAATTAATCGAACACTACCATAAGGAACCGGATTGTTCCGCTAGGAAATCGTTTTTACGAGGTAACAAAAAATGTAAGTTAGCATTGGATATGTTATCAGATGAAGTGTACGATAAAGAATGGGACATAATTATGATAGATGGTCCTAAAGGGTATTTTGATAAAGCACCAGGAAGAATGTCAGCTATTTATTCTGCTGCTGTTATGGCAAGGAATAGGAAAGGATCTGGGGTTACACATGTGATTTTGCATGATGTGGATCGTGATGTAGAGAAAGTTTATGCAGAGTTATTTTTGTGTAGGAAAAATTTGGTGAAAGGTGTTGGAAGGCTTTGGCATTTTCAGATTCCACCAGCTTCTAATGGGAGCAGCGATTTTTGTTAg